GGAGCATGTTCCTATTAGCAACCTCTTCACTTGTCTTTGGTTCAATGAAATCGACCGTTTTACTTCCAGAGACCAACTTAGCTTTTCAACGGTAAGGGACAGGGTTGCAGCAAAGACGAATTGGATGGTGAATATGTTCTTGGATTGTGAAAGGCGCAACTTTGTCGTTCAGGTATTTATGTTCTGCTTTCTGAAGTTTCGCTTAAGGAATTTGGTACTAGAAAATAAACAGGTTGATCCCAGTTTCAGCTAATAGCCTTTCATTCGTTTGTGAAATTTCATGTTCTAATTTTCTTTGACGCCAATGGTAGAATCTCTGTATATCATAGCACTAGCAGCTATTAGTTTTCCATGAAGATTGATGAAGTTATAAAAATCCTCATTGAATCTCCAAATTTTCTAGATTTGATAACTCGTTCTGTCTTCCTGTTGATGCTTTGGAATATGATACCACTGTCATAACATCCATCTGAGCAAACATTCATTTCTTGCAATTGTGTCATGATGAGCATGGCACGGTTGGTCGAATTTGCAGCTTACACATACATCAAATGTAAATCTTCTTTCTAGATTTGATAACTCGTTCTGTCTTCCTGTTGATGCTTTGGAATATGATACCACTGTCATAACATCCATCTGAGCAAACATTCATTTCTTGCAATTGTGTCATGATGAGCATGGCACGGTTGGTCGAATTTGCAGCTTACACATACATCAAATGTAAATCTTCTTTCTAGATTTGATAACTCGTTCTGTCTTCCTGTTGATGCTTTGGAATATGATACCACTGTCATAACATCCATCTGAGCAAACATTCATTTCTTGCAATTGTGTCATGATGAGCATGGCACGGTTGGTCGAATTTGCAGCTTACACATACATCAAATGTAAATCTTCGATTCTTTTTAGCAACTTATGTTGGTTTTAATTGGCTTCACCTCTCTCTCTTACTTGCAGCAACACCATAAAGGAGTTTTAGCGATGTTGGCTCAGATGGCTCCGCCTGCCATTTCTCCTCCCCCGCCACCGCTATCTTTGGCCAATAATCCACCTAGGACATCATCACTAGAAATCGCAAGTGTTTCGCCAAAGCATAGAAGAGATTGGAGGGTAGGTTCAAGGTAAAAGTTTGATTGATATCAACTACCCTTCTTTCTTTCCTCAACATTCAGAAACCTTCATCGCCAACGGATTGGGAAATCATGCAAGAAAGTTGCAAGTGTGTCCCATAAAAGATTACAGTTTTTCCAATATTATTAAACCTgcccattttcattcattttttgttgtatataaaaatatagtcCCAAATGATCATTAAGGTAACCTTTTGTTGTTTcattaaaagtttataaaattactttTGTATTCAGTTTTCAATGTGCTTTTCTTTTCTTATCCAACAAAACAGGTTTGAGAATGGACAAAGAAGGTGACAgctaaaaaatcataataatgtTTGATCAAGTCAAAATCGCTTCCTTTATTGTCCAAATATAACTGACAACAATGAACCACAAACCACTATGATTTGGACAGAGGCAACAATCAATCACAAACTTTCTTCCCCAATAAGAGCAAAATCATTAAATTATCTACTTTTGAATTAACAACACATTGCATAAGAATTTGtctaaagaagttaaaatatgtttatagttcctatacttttcatactttaaaattaaaaaaaaaaagagtaatacTGTTCTTCATCTTGGTTCTTACACCTTCCACTATACAATCGAAACAATATCCCAAAGatacttcatcttcttcttcactgATATTAAGTGTAGAAAGCTTTGAAAACGAAgccttaaaattaaaataaaaaaccttaAATTCATTTCGTTTGTTGTAGTGTTTCATTGAAATCCCCTACTCATTTTCCAAAAACCCATACCAATGTTCCTCATCTTCTTATACCTTCCACCAATACAATCTCTTTCGGCTATTAAACCTGCAAAAATATAATATGTGGATGAACTTTCACAAATTTCGATTTATAAATTGGGGATTTCATCGATTAGAGGTCTTGAATAGAATTTGAGTTTCAAAGTTAGGGATTTCGTGGGTCGTAAGGGGAATTGGAAACGAGTTAGGGATTATCAATTTCGAGGATTCTTGATCAGTAACAGATGAAAAGACAACACGATTTTTCTGGATGGGATTAGAAGTATTACATTTAAATTCCGCCAAGTATTATTAAATCGATAAATTTCATGTTAGCATAGACAATGGAAAATTTTAACAGAGTTATTAATGTAtcacaatttttaaatttagggattaaattctaagaaaattaaattcttaaaacatGAAAAGCATAGGGACCAGAATCacatttaaaccttaaaattttcaatttattctctCATTTTTCACTTCTACATGGCaatgaatgaataaaattatatttccTATCAATTTTTAAGGATAAACTATAAAACTAGTTGCTCAACTATTATATTATTTCTGTTTCGGTCAccaagtttaaaaaattttattttagtcaataatattatcgaaatttaatattttgattactCCTCCTTAAATCACTTATGGTGACCTTTTTattagcataataataaatttagcctttcAATGTTTAcataatctatcaatttagtcctagttttaaagaattcaataaatttagcccttaacaagttttttttaaaaatttttaagaataaagactcaattgacaaaatatgtaaagcTAAGGGCAAAGTTTGTTGATTTCTTTTAGatttatgactaaattgataggATTTGCAAACATTAAAGAGCTAAATTAGTTATTATGCTGATAAATAAAAATCCAACAATAGTCATTTAATGggaagtgactaaaatattaaattttaataatgttagtgactaaaatagaaatttttaaacTTAAGTGACAAACAAAAATATggtaatagttgggtgactattaTTATAGTTTAACCATTTAATATTTCctactaaatataaaaattatattttccatcTAAAAAACATTAATGTTTCCTCTTGCTAATATTAAATTAACAATACAAAATGTACAGAGTACAAACTCTTTTTACCTGTCGGCACTAATTAGAAAATGCCACGTGTCGATAAAAGACAAGCAGATTATTTTCATGTCTCAAAGCGGGTCCCGCCAGATCTTATCTTGGGTAAAAACCCAGCTCTGCAGAATCTTTAAAGCTAACGAAAAATCCTTTCTTcctcttccttttcttcttcatAAGATGAGCTTggggttagggttttaatttaaCTACAACCATGCCTGGTTTGCCTGACAATTAATAATCGTAGATCGAGTTTAGAAGGAAAAATACCCCACAAAAATGTCGATCACCACATCATCATCGTCAGCCTTCAAGCTGATCTGTCTCCTCCACTCGGCGGTCGCCTTATCAAGCGGCTCGCTCATGATGTTCGACATGAAGGGAATCTACACCTTCACCCACGGGATCGAGACCGCCACGAAACTCCTGGGCTCCTCCCCGCACGATCAGCTGTTGATCCGGACATCCGATTCTTTCTCGGGTTTGCTCCTGTTCGCGATTGGGTTCTTGCTGTTCATGGTCTCTTTTGTGAAAGACAAAAGCTTTCAATCCTTCTTTGCCAAAGGCTGCACGGTCTTGCATGTTATCGTGGCCATGTGGAGGTTCTGGTTCGAGAGAAGAGTGGAGGATTTGGCTTGGGATTGGCTTAGACAAACTGTTGGCGACATTTTATTGGgtctctcttgggttttctttttgGTTTACTCTTGGAGAGAAAAGTATGACTAGGTTTAggtctattttttttttcttttctgcttaaattaaatttactcttttcTCTTTCCTGTCGCTGCTTCTgttctttgatttttatattttgtaatctGTGAAAAGTGGAAGAAGGCAGCGGCCACGTGTTTGCAAAGATTATAGCTTAGCCTAAATTTCACCTTCTTCATTATTCATTTTTTAGGTTTCATATTTGAATTAAGGTGGTTTTGATGTTAGTAGGATAAGGGGGTGGGGTCTTACATGAATGGTAGGTGTCACTATATTTTGTTACTTTCATGCCCAAAATAGTTGATGGGCAAACACATACCCACCATAACGATACTGTCCGAAAGTTCAGAGCAGCATGTTCTGCCGGTGCAATCCAGAATGGGTACGAGATCTTCTAGGTGCCATCTTACTGAATTGATTAAGCAAGAACAGCAATGGAATTGCAAACAGAGCCAATCTACAAATGCAGACTCACACATGAGCATTCACCCAACAAAAGGTGCAAAACTAACATCAGCTTTTGTACAGTCTTATAAACTACCAATTACAGTTAACAAGATTGTCGCTTTTACTTTACTTGCTTGCGTAACCTATGAATCCATTGATATCCGCATTTAAAGAAATAACTACTGTTAAAAAGAGTTTTTACATCATATGCTGGAAACTATTATTTATCACAACCAtaaattattactttttaaaaaaaaaataaaatgtactcAAACATTAGTATTTTTAACatcaatattttatttgtttaattcagGAGTACTTCTTCACAAATTTAGCAGAaattacttgaaaattttaaaaaaattatataaaattttaaacgtGGTATAGTGTTAGAGTGCTACATAGAGTGTTTTAATAATCAAACTAGTGGTTAAACTGGTCAAACTATTAGTTTCTTATTCAATCGGTTTGATGGGTTCAATTGCTAGactaacaataattaaataattaattaaaaattcataaaaaaatattaaatttgtttaaCCTGATCAACTACTAGTTTTTgtcccaatttttttatttttaccggTTTCAAGTAGTTTCTGAGTCAATTAGTTCAATCTCTTTGTTTGGACTAGTAAACTGATGGTTCTCGTTCCAATCAATCTAACAAAATAATCTAGTCATATTTTAAGAACATTAGTCACATCATCAAATCTTGACGAAatctaaattcatatatcaaaatgGATTTAATTGTCAAGTTGAAGtactaaaataaacaatatatatatatagatatcaaCGTGAACTTAATTGTCAAGTTTAGAtactaaaatttatattaatcctATGAATCAagccataaaaaattaaaaatttaaattaatataacaaattaactcaaatttaaataattccAATTAAAATATGACATCAATTAGTAGctcgaaataataaaatttcaactaAAGGTTAAAGTAGGGTACCTACCTCCTTCtcaacttcttttcttttctttttattaaaaattttaattttcaatttttatccttctaatatatttaaattatacttgatttctatatttttataattttattaattagttcaaatagtgaacatagttaattttttaattaaaatattacatgtttatatataatttgaaagtaGATTTGTAAATCTATAAAGTTGagagattaaattttttaaaataaaagttggaagattaaattccaaatatatgaTGTGTAAAGATTTTGAGTAATGATTGTTTGAACCAATCGAGCTGACTAAAGTACTAGTCTAAGGAGAAGCTTCAGATCAATTAGTCTGCAAACCGGTACAAGCGGGAGAACTAGGCTAAAAAAATCGATTGaagaagttttttttaaaaaaatatttttatttttatgtttttaataatttatttaattaaaccatACAGATAAGAAACTTGATAAATTTGACAAccatttaagttttaaaaattttacataaaatgtatttaatcttcaaaattttaatttataattttatacaaataaatataaaatgtttaatctaaatatatttaattgaaaatttttaacccAAATATATTACAACCCTAAATAACCCTAAAATGATATAAAAGTTTTAAAGCTTAATTAACACTTCATCCAGTtcacaagtaaaaaaataatccTAATTTATATGCGATAATATTAAATACATAGCAGATTCAAAATTACAGTGttgcttcaaaaaaaaaaaaagaggtgatAGTTTCACCCAGCTAAAGTGTCAAACCCTAGCCTGAGCTCTTAaacctgaaaaaaaaaaagaaaagaaaagaaaagggatcCAGCGTCAAGTTTTCATGGCTCATCGACGGTGCCTTCTATCACTGGCCCGCCACGCCACGGCTATCATTTCTCAGAAAAAGATGCCGCCTCTGTCCGCCGTCGAAGTCCTAACCCGAAAACCGAATCCGGCAATAACCATCCCCAATTCGGAGCTCTCATGGTTTAGCCTCTGGTCCCATTCTCGTCACTTCTCATCCAGCAAAAGCGAAGATAGCGAGACCGAAGTGGAAGTGGAAATGGAGGAGGCCAGCGATGTGGAAGCAGAGCACGACAACGCGGCATCGGATTTAGGTAGGGATTACTCGCCTGTGGAGAAGGAGGCGGAGGCTGCTGCTATTGGGTACAAAGTGCTGGGCCCTCTCCAGCGTTCCGACCGGGTATTCAAAGATTATGAGCCAGTTTTCGCAGTGGTTCAGGTATGTAATTGAttgggtttttgttttaattgtcGAAAACATCGGagattatttattaatttctgtttttcttttttcaaagaTTGGATCGCACCAGTTTAAGGTGAGCAACGGAGATTCAATTTTCACGGAGAGATTGAAATTCTGCGAAGTCAATGACAAGGTAAGTTTAGTTCTTCATTCTGCTTATCGAAGAAGATTTGTATTGGATAAATCTTTTTGAACGTTTAATATGAATTTTTTGCATACAAATGAGAGTTTGGGTAAGAAGTTTATCTTGTTCATTAAATTTGATCTTCATGTGTTTCAATTAACTGTCGGTAGCTTTCATCATGTCTTAACCTCGTGTGTTAGAATTTCAACTAGTAAACGGTTCCCTGAATTATGCTCTTCTATGGGTGTCTAATGTCTCTATTGCAGTTGATTTTGAACAAGGTCCTCTTGCTGGGATCACCTACCCAAACTATTATCGGTAGGCCTATACTTCCGGATGCAGCTGTTCATGCTGTTGTCGAGGAGCATGTAAGCTTTGCTTTGATCTTCGTCTCTCTACACCTTACTGTTTTTTCCCGTAGCTTCAGTTGGTTTTTGGTCTCCAGATCATTTGCTTCTCTAAAACATTGCATTAGCATTCATTCATTGGACACGTATATTTTCTTATTGCATTGTATTCTTCTTCTGTCAGGCATTAGATGCTAAGGtgattatttttaagaaaaagagaaggaagaattacCGTCGAACCAAAGGACATCGTCAGGTATGCCTGCCAAGGGCCATTTCTTgccattcactgtagttttgttCGTTGAACCCGActgcatttgaatttgatatttCTTGATTGTTGTTGTTATGTGTCAGGAACTGACTAAGTTGAGAATAACCGATATACAAGGAATTGAAAAACAAGAAATCAAAACCGATGGGAAGCCACTAAAGGCAGCTGTTAAGAATCCAGAGAAGATTGCTGCTGCTGTTTGAGATGGATTTTCTTCCATGGCTTGGTTTTGCAAATAATGGCTGCTCACGTTTTCAATCTCACGATTACACGATCTTTATACCAGTGGAGATTGTCAACGCACATTGTTCCTGCGAAGCAAAAAATTTACCATCCACCTTTGTGGCATTAAAGTGTATGCCCCTGCTAATTTTAGCTTTTGTATTGAAGCAGCCCTGTTCACTAACTAAATTGATGCAATTTTTTGCTGCAATTATAGCTAATTATTCTCTCTGTGCAATTAACtctgtattttaatttttaactgtTCTGGGAACACGTGTAGCTTGGAACTGGAACATTGAATTTGTAGGTTAAATGGGAAAAACGTTATAGAAACTTTATGAACTTATTCAAACTATACATAAATAACTTGCAAGATTTGAAGCTAACTTTATTACcaccaacaacaaaaaaaaaaaaaatcttaaactaACGTAATTCTTTTGCCTAGATTAGAAATGAATCGAGGTCAACAGGAAAGGGAAGATTAGGATATGGAATCATAGTCCTCGGCTGCAATGGTATCAAAGCAAAGCACGAGTGACACAGGATGTGTGTTATTTTATAGTCCAAAATTTCTTTACATTTGATTCCTTGAAAGCTTCAAGCTCTACCCTTTTTTCTCAACAAAGTCCATATCTCATTTCCGGTCAGCAATATTGCTTTTTTATCTCAGGGCAGAGCCAAGGCCCCAAGACAGCACAGAGTTCTTCATTTAAACATGTCTGCATAACAAATGAACGAATGGAGATATATAATCAGATAACAAGGGAAagaaatcaagatgaaaaccagCCTCCATCTTAATCTAAAGAAAAAATGAATCATTTTGTCAGATCCCAATTTGTCAAGATTCCAACAATGTGTTTTAGATACGCCAAAATACGAAAGCTTACGAGGTTACTCCAAGATCATCCACTGCTAATCACTAACTGATGCCAGGACAAGATTTCAAGCAAGTGGAGAATGTGCGGGTCATAGCTGCAAAAACATATTTGTCAAACACAACACGCACAATTTTGCTCGCATAAAAAAACTTCGGCAAATTCAACTTGAGTTGAAACATACAtttacacaaaacaaaacgtGCCATCCAGAGCAAACGCCAACTATACATGCATAGACAGAACAAATATTACTGGAcaataaaagcaaatgtttaaACTGAACTATGGATAAAAATGTTACCTTAACATCATGCTGTGGACTTTTTGCCGGAAATAATGCGAGAAATCTGCAAACCTCTGCTGAATGCCTCATTGAATAAGATTCTTGTCTGCATGGCTTGGAATCCAGGCAACCACGATACCAATGCCACAGGAGCTATGACAATCAATCCAAACAACAGATCATAAAGCCGTGCCAAGGAAACTACAGTATCCCACACCACAGTGGATTGCAGAAAAGGTCTAAGAACTTGGGCAATTGATATCAGACCCCATCCCGTAGGAATGAATGCCAAAAGACTTGTAACGAGATCAGTAAACTTAAACGGAGTGAACTCTAGCAATATGACAATCACAAGCACCGTAAGTACAATGACTACAAGCTGAACAACTCGATAGTAGATGTGCTTTTTGGCAGCAAATTTGTCTTGAGCATATGCTATAACCACATAGATCCCAACAGCCACAATCATGAATGTCCAAGATACCAGGTAAACAGCTACACTGGTGCTCTTGCCAGCAATGCCCAACTGATACACAATACCGTACTGGAAGAAGAAGAAGCGAAGGTCTAAAATTATCTCTAGAAGCTTTCCCCACAGACCGGTTGTTCTTAAATGGTCTTGTTCCTCGTACCACCATATTTCCCAGCTCTTATTGGCTTCTGAAGCTGCACCACCACTAGACCATATCCAATTTATAAAATCGTCAAAATCATAGACTGTCTTCAGCCAATCGAAGCCAGACGGGTTGAATACAAAAGGGGACATTATCCATGACACAACAAGGAACCAACTTGAAATGGTCAATGCTATATAAACAAATGAATCCTTAGCGAGTGGGCTATAAGAAGCATACACTGCTAGAATAACACCAAGCTCAATTGCCTTGACAAAATGACTTCGAGCATAAAGTCTATAATTTTGTGCAAAGCGCTTATGCTCAACCACAAACCACGTCCAGTGGCTCGGTATTTGGCCCCCCATGAAGGATGGTCCGACCAAAGAAATGGGTTCGAGTTCCCATAGAGAAAGTGAAAAAAAGTGATGCCAGCTGCAACTGCATTTTCAAGAAGTCCCAAATTGCTGGAAGAAACCCATGTTCAAGAGAGTTCTCGACAACCATTGGAAGGGCAGTGAACAGACCAAGCTGTATTACGAACTGCTGATTCAAGATTGTTCCAACAGCCTCACTGCTGATACTTTGATTCTTGGCTCCACCTTCAACACCACTAAGGGCGAGATAAAGGCGACCCCATAAAAATGTATAAACAGTCAGTACAACCACCATTGTGTTAAAGTAGTGCCCAACAgttgagaagaaaaaagaaaacatccGAAAGAAGTCCAACCTATGACCCAACCGGTAGACATCTCTACTTAATACCTGCTCACCATTGCCACTTGCAACCTTGGCCTCAAACATAGATATCTGATTCAATCCCACATCCCTTCCTTTACCCACCTGTATATATTCATGGTGAGTTACATTACCACCTCTCAAAGTGCAGTTGAAGCCTGCAAATATGTCCTCACTGATATTAATCACCCTAGAAGCTTTACTAATTCCACCCCTAGTCAAGAACCAGAATCGATCAAACACATCTGGGTGACCGTAGTGCATTCTCACCTTCAACGGGTTAGCTAGAACACGCTGACCAAGGGTCACAAAACTTGTTTCTTGAGCAGACATAAACCGTGCAAGTGATGAAACTGAACCTattaataaaatgaattagatcAATAAGTATGGTATAGAATGCATACaacaaatagaaattaaaaatatatgtaacattataatatacaaaatgtttataatatatataagaaatagatataatatataaataaattgaacacaacttgttttctaAGACATAAACCAAGCAAGTGACCAAATCGAACCTGTGAAGACATTCTCACGAACTCCAAGAATAGTTGGCTTCCTAATACCATAATTGGTCTTGAACTCCTCCAACAAATTCCGCATCTTCAGTGCTTCCTCGAAATAATTGTCTTGATTCATGTCAATGGTCTGAATTGCATCACCTCGAGTGAAAATTATGGCATGATTCTGGTTCTCCGGTTTTCCCTCCCCAAGTTTCAAGGGTCCTGGCAACCTAATGCGATAAATCTCTACCTCCCTCTGCAGCTGTTGATCATACTTCACTAGAACAGAGTAATACTCAACCTCATTTCTCCCTAACTCAACCTCATCTACATATGCAACTCGAAGAGCTTCATTGTGTTTCATCAAAAACAGAATTTCCTCAGCATGGCTCTCTCCCTTAGCCTTTTGTCGTCCATACAATTGGCAGGTGACTACATAGGTGAATTTCATTAAAGCAAATCCATACTCATGTCCCTTGAACAACAAACTTACACCACTAACCGCTCGGTTAAATTTCTTTGCAGCCGGCAGCTTAATAGCATCACGATTTCTGTTGTTTAAAGAATGATGTGTAGCAATTTCTTGTGTTCCCATTCGTATGTCCATCTCAGATGCTGAATCAAGAAACGAAAGAATTTTAAGAGCCCTGTAGTAATACATCATTCCCCTAACTGTACGAGATAATGTCTGTCCTCTATATGATGCCCAAAGGCGAAGATCCCTCAGCTTTTCTCTCCAaatatcatcttcatcatcatccaTCCCTTCCCTACGCATCCGCTCTATAAAATTTCTCCACTCATCCTCATATATCTTTTGAAGATAAAACAACGTAGAAATTCCATCTTCATTTTCGTCTTGAAGCATCCCTTTCTTATACaaaacatcttcatcatagtACGGAGTCAAAACACTGAAAGCCATCATTTTCTCGACGTTAGGGGCATGAGGCATGTTCATGAACAATGAGTTGCTAAAGAAAGCAATGCGCCTCCTAGCCTCCAGATTCAGGGGAACATTATGCATTGAATCCTTCGAAGTAAGAATTGTTTGCAAACGCCTCAGCTGCTTATAGAAATCCGCATCCTCAGCATCAGGAATGTTGATAGCGTTCTCAAAAAGCAGACCTTCATCAGCTGCCACATTTTTGGGTGCCAAACCTTCCTCCATCAACTCATAAGTGGGCTTCTGCATCTTAGGGAATTCTCGAACACAAAGTTCATACAGTGCCTGTAATAGATTTACCGTCTGACTTAGATCATTTTTCTGTTTCACTAGAAGATCAATAAGTGATACTAGCTTGCCATGAATTTTTTGTAGCACAGCCATCTTGTATGATGCAGTTAACTGCCCGTTCTGCACGGAGAAGTCTATCTTCTTGAACAATATTAAGACTATGTTATACTCTTCTGTACCATATCTAATGAGGGTAAGAACCACATGCTTGATGCTGTCATAAGCTTCAATAACAGCACACCGCCCATACTCATTCTTGCATATCTTCACCCAAAGCCAAAAGTCAGGTGCATCTGCCAGCTCTTTTGCCTGACTGAGAGCAAGAAGAAACTCATTGCAGAGGAGAAAACAAGGCCATCGAATTACCCTAATATTCCAACAATTAGGTGGCAGTTCCATGAGCTCAACTTCTCCATCACTAATGAGATCTTCCTCCCTCAAAGTAATAATTATTTCATTCCATATCAAAGCAAACCTTGTTGCTTCCACTTGGCTTGATTCAATCTTCTTGAACGGCTGACCAAGTCCATATCTAAGCTTCAGTCGATGAATTGCATCACGGAATTTCTTCACCAGTGTTGCTTTGGGACTCAGCAGCTGATCCTCAGGCATAAGATTAAACTGCATTGCACTTGCAAAGAACTGAAACCTAAGCCTAAGCTGCTCCATATTCCTGATTTCACCCAAATGAGAAAACAACCCATTCGTCGCACCCACAAAGGACGAAAAAACCAAATACCAGATttgcaaatctacaaaatagatGAGAACAACAGGCGTCCACAGCAACATAACAGCAACTCTATTACTATTACCAAAAAACTGATGCCAGTTATAACTTATATTAGGAAGATTCAAAAGCACCTTTGTAGGACCAACCAGGGGCTTTATTTGAAGAAAATAACTGAATGAGAACTTCCAA
The sequence above is drawn from the Gossypium hirsutum isolate 1008001.06 chromosome A05, Gossypium_hirsutum_v2.1, whole genome shotgun sequence genome and encodes:
- the LOC107913971 gene encoding 50S ribosomal protein L21, mitochondrial, with protein sequence MAHRRCLLSLARHATAIISQKKMPPLSAVEVLTRKPNPAITIPNSELSWFSLWSHSRHFSSSKSEDSETEVEVEMEEASDVEAEHDNAASDLGRDYSPVEKEAEAAAIGYKVLGPLQRSDRVFKDYEPVFAVVQIGSHQFKVSNGDSIFTERLKFCEVNDKLILNKVLLLGSPTQTIIGRPILPDAAVHAVVEEHALDAKVIIFKKKRRKNYRRTKGHRQELTKLRITDIQGIEKQEIKTDGKPLKAAVKNPEKIAAAV
- the LOC107913970 gene encoding LOW QUALITY PROTEIN: callose synthase 11 (The sequence of the model RefSeq protein was modified relative to this genomic sequence to represent the inferred CDS: inserted 2 bases in 2 codons), translating into MTTLRQRPVPTRGRGANPRSQPPPPPMQQVYNIIPVHDLIADHPSLRYPEVRAVASALLRPVLNLPKPPFVTLAPNMDLMDWLGVSFGFQNDNVRNQRENLVLHLANSQMRLQPPPANPDEVDRGVLQSFRKKLLHNYTSWCSFLRVKPHVHLPSRRGNSYNPTRELLYVSLYLLIWGEAANLRFCPELLSYIYHHMAMELTKFLDQHIDDFTGRPFVPSISGDCAFLKSIIMPFYRTIKTEVENSRDGTAPHSAWRNYDDINEYFWSRRCFKTLKWPINYGCNFFDTAPKTERVGKTGFVEQRSFWNVFRSFDRLWILLILFLQASIIVAWTGKKFPWDALKERDVQVDLLTVFITWAGLRFWQSVLDAGTQYSLVSKERVWLGIRMVLKSMAALTWIVVFAVFYQRIWSQKNADRGWSSEANRRIVTFLEAVFVYLIPEMLSILFFVIPWVRNWIEGLDWMVVSWLTWWFHTRTFVGRGLREGLVDNIRYTLFWIVVLLWKFSFSYFLQIKPLVGPTKVLLNLPNISYNWHQFFGNSNRVAVMLLWTPVVLIYFVDLQIWYLVFSSFVGATNGLFSHLGEIRNMEQLRLRFQFFASAMQFNLMPEDQLLSPKATLVKKFRDAIHRLKLRYGLGQPFKKIESSQVEATRFALIWNEIIITLREEDLISDGEVELMELPPNCWNIRVIRWPCFLLCNEFLLALSQAKELADAPDFWLWVKICKNEYGRCAVIEAYDSIKHVVLTLIRYGTEEYNIVLILFKKIDFSVQNGQLTASYKMAVLQKIHGKLVSLIDLLVKQKNDLSQTVNLLQALYELCVREFPKMQKPTYELMEEGLAPKNVAADEGLLFENAINIPDAEDADFYKQLRRLQTILTSKDSMHNVPLNLEARRRIAFFSNSLFMNMPHAPNVEKMMAFSVLTPYYDEDVLYKKGMLQDENEDGISTLFYLQKIYEDEWRNFIERMRREGMDDDEDDIWREKLRDLRLWASYRGQTLSRTVRGMMYYYRALKILSFLDSASEMDIRMGTQEIATHHSLNNRNRDAIKLPAAKKFNRAVSGVSLLFKGHEYGFALMKFTYVVTCQLYGRQKAKGESHAEEILFLMKHNEALRVAYVDEVELGRNEVEYYSVLVKYDQQLQREVEIYRIRLPGPLKLGEGKPENQNHAIIFTRGDAIQTIDMNQDNYFEEALKMRNLLEEFKTNYGIRKPTILGVRENVFTGSVSSLARFMSAQETSFVTLGQRVLANPLKVRMHYGHPDVFDRFWFLTRGGISKASRVINISEDIFAGFNCTLRGGNVTHHEYIQVGKGRDVGLNQISMFEAKVASGNGEQVLSRDVYRLGHRLDFFRMFSFFFSTVGHYFNTMVVVLTVYTFLWGRLYLALSGVEGGAKNQSISSEAVGTILNQQFVIQLGLFTALPMVVENSLEHGFLPAIWDFLKMQLQLASLFFTFSMGTRTHFFGRTILHGGXKYRATGRXFVVEHKRFAQNYRLYARSHFVKAIELGVILAVYASYSPLAKDSFVYIALTISSWFLVVSWIMSPFVFNPSGFDWLKTVYDFDDFINWIWSSGGAASEANKSWEIWWYEEQDHLRTTGLWGKLLEIILDLRFFFFQYGIVYQLGIAGKSTSVAVYLVSWTFMIVAVGIYVVIAYAQDKFAAKKHIYYRVVQLVVIVLTVLVIVILLEFTPFKFTDLVTSLLAFIPTGWGLISIAQVLRPFLQSTVVWDTVVSLARLYDLLFGLIVIAPVALVSWLPGFQAMQTRILFNEAFSRGLQISRIISGKKSTA
- the LOC107913969 gene encoding uncharacterized protein, which translates into the protein MSITTSSSSAFKLICLLHSAVALSSGSLMMFDMKGIYTFTHGIETATKLLGSSPHDQLLIRTSDSFSGLLLFAIGFLLFMVSFVKDKSFQSFFAKGCTVLHVIVAMWRFWFERRVEDLAWDWLRQTVGDILLGLSWVFFLVYSWREKYD